The Streptomyces hundungensis genome contains the following window.
GTCGAGGTGGTCCGAGACCTCTGGAAGCCGCTCGGCGAAGAACGCCCGCACCTCGGTCTCGACGATTTCCTCGACCGGGATCGTCTCGCCGCCGCACATGGGCGCCGCGCGCCCGTTGACTAGGACTCGGACCGGGGCCGCCATCTCGCCGGCCCCGTAGCGGACTTCGCTGGCGCCGCCGAGGAGGGCGAGCTTGTCGAAGTTGTGGTGCAGTACGGCGCCGAAGCGCGCGACGGTGTGGTGGCTATAGGCGCGGGACAGTCGCTCGGCGAGGTGATCGGCGAGGGTGTCCGGGTGGCCGAGGCCCTTCCGCTCGACGATGGTCGTCGCGTCCGGTCTGGCCATGGCGGTGTCGATGACGAGGTGGCTGTTGCCGATGATCGTGCTCGCACGAGGCATCACGAACTCCCGTTCAGGGGTGGGAAGAAGGGGATGAGCGCAGGCGTCAGCACGCCTGGACGAGCGGTGCGGTCGAGAATTCAGCGGGGAACGCCGGAGGCGCGGAGATGCGCCAAGATCTCTGCGAGCGACCTGTACGCAGAGACGGCCTGCTCTTCAGCAGCGAGTCGGACGACGTCGTGGATCGTGACGAGGTCGATGTCCTGGGTGCGTCGGCGATCAAGCCAGAGGAGCAGACGCCAGGCGAGTACCGGCCCGCAGAACGGCAAGCGGTCCGCGAGATCGACTGGAATGTGCGCCGGCGCTACGTCCTCGTACAGCAGGTCCCGTACGAGGTGGAAGACGACGTCGGTGTAGTCGAGAACCGCTGGGCCGCAGGCACTCGCCTCCCAGTCGACGACATGCAGGCGCCCTCCGTCGACGAGGAGGTGCTCGGGCTTCAGATCGCCATGTAGATGAACGGTCGGGTGGGCGTCGATCGCTTGGAGGGCCTCCCGCAACGCAGCCCACCAGGGCATCCACCGGCAGCGGGCTGAGAACTGATCCAGCAGGAACTGGCTCGCGGAAACAGGGCTGTCAGTCCGCGCCGCCCAGCCGGGGCCAGGAATAGTGTCGGCAGTGGGCCGGTGAAGCATGCCGCTCACCGCCACGACGTGACCGATGTAGTCCTCCGTCGCCTTGCGGGTGGCCACCGAGCACGGCGTCCCATGCACCGCCCGGAACACCGTCCAGGACCCGGCCTCGTCGCATCCCGTCGCAAGGACGGTCGGAACCGAGATGCCGCGCAGGGCAGCACGCTGGACCGTGGTGGCCTCCCGTCGGCGCCGGCCCTCGGGGTCGATGCCGACGTAGACCTTCAGTACGGCGCTGCCGTCCGTGGCGAACCGCGTTCTGGAGTACGGCTTGCGGACTGCCACGCCGAACGGCCCCAGCCCTTGTCCGGCCCACGGCTCCGCCGTCTCCGCGCTGCGCATCCTCCACACACCTCCGTCCCGTTCGAGAAGCAGAACCGATCGCCAAAGTCCGTTGGAATGAAGGCAGTTACCTCCATCGCCCTGCGGCTTTCTCGGTCTGCTGCGACAGTAGGCGCGGCACCCCGCAGCACCCCGGAAAAACCTTCCGGGGTCGATTCCGGCCACGAGGTGATGCTCAGGACATGCGAGGGATGACAGAGAACCTGACCATCGGCGAACGCGTTGCCTGGTACCGGCGCCGACGCGGACTTTCCCAGGAAGTCCTGGCCGGCCTCGTCGGCCGCACCACGGACTGGCTGAGCAAAGCGGAGAACAACCGGATCGAGCTCGACCGCCTCTCGGTGATCACTTCACTCGCCGAGGCTCTCGACGTCTCGCTCGGGGATCTCCTCGCCGAGCCGACGCTCCTGGAGTGGTCGAGTGACAGCGGCCGCCGCACGGTGCCCGCTCTGCGTGACGCGCTCATGGACTACAAGCAGCTCACGCCCCTGCTGGGGCTCCCACCCGACGACGAACCGCCGCCCCTGGCGGGCTTGCGGGGCGCAGTGAAGGAAGTCCTCGACGCCTACCAGGTGTCTCAGTACGGCTTCGCGACTCGACGGCTTCCCCTCGTCCTCGCCGACGCCCTCGCAGCCTCCCGCTTGTATTCAGGGCGTGACGGGGAGGAGGCCCATGCCGAACTCGCCTTGGCCTATCACGGTGCGGCCATGGTGCTGGGCAAGGTCGGGGAGTCGGAACTGGCGTGGATCGCCGCCGACCGCGGCTTGACGGCAGCGCAACGGAGCGGCAAGAGCACGGTGACAGGCTCGCTCTTCCGCGCGGTCACGCACTGCCTGATGGCCACTGGCCGCTTCACCGCGGCGATCCAGCTGGTGAACGACGCGGCGGCCGTCATGCAGCCCGGCCTGGGCACCGCGAACGACGAGTACCTCTCGGTCTACGGCACGCTCTTCCTCGCCGGCGCCATGGCCGCCGCCCGAGCGGAGGACCGTGCAACCACCCAGACCTTCCTCCGCGAAGCGGATGAGGTCGCACAACGACTGGGTGCCGACGCGAACCACCTCTGGACGGCCTTCGGCCCGACCAACGTGGCCACCCACTGCGTCGCCACCGCAGGAGAACTCGGCGACATCCAGATCGCCGCAGACCTCGGGCAGCGCATCGACACCAGCGGCCTGCCGGTGGAGCGGCGCGTGAGGCACAGCCTGGAAGTCGCCCGAGCCCTCAGCGCCTGGAACCGGACCGACGAGGCCCTGGCCACGCTGCTGGACGCCGAGCGAGCCGCACCCGAGCAGGTACGCCACCACTACCTGAGCCGCGAACTGGTCATCGGGTGGATCCGCGGCACCAGAGGCCGCCCGTCCCAGCCAGTGGCCGACCTGGCTCGTCGGCTCGGCGTGGTCGGCGGTTAGAGTCCGTTCCGTGACCGAGAACGAGCACGAAGCGAAGATGGCCCACCCGCGGATGGCCGCCGGCGCGCTCTTCTTCGACAACGCCGACCGGGTTCTGCTCGTCGAACCCTCGTACAAGGATTACCGCGACATCCCCGGCGGCTACGTCGAGACCGGCGAGTCTCCACTGCAAGCCTGCGTGCGCGAAGTCCATGAGGAGCTGGGCATCAAGCCCGCCATCGGGCGGCTGCTCGTCGTGGACTGGGCGCCGAATCCGGGGGAGGGAGACAAGGTCCTTTATCTCTTCGACGGAGGCCGTCTCACCGAGGATGAGTGCGGGCATATCGAGCTTCAAGCCGACGAGCTCCGTGGATACGCCTTCCACGACGCCAGGGAGCTGTCGGGGCTCACCATCCCCCGCCTTGCACGCCGCATCACCGCAGGCGTCGAGGCCCGCGTCAACGGCGTAACTGCTTACCTGGAGCATGGAACGGCGCCGGAGGCGACTTCGTGATCGGTGAACACCGACCTGGTTTGGCGAAGAATGACCGCCAGCCCTGCTCGGCGACACCTATCTCGATCCTGAATTAGGCGAGGACCGGCCACAGGGACTTCGCCGTTCGCTACCGGTGCCTCGACTGAGGCTGCCGCTGTTGAGGTCCTGCACGAGGCAGAGGTGGTGACTCGTTGCCGATCTGCTCCCTGCTCTTCGGGGGATACGTACGCGACTCGAACGTGTCTTCATCGGCGTTGCGTCGTTTGTCAGGGCAGCGGACAGCGGTGTCGCATTGCACCTGCCCATATCGCACGCGAGGGCAGTGGATTCCACTATGATCGATCGTCTTGGGGCACAGAACTACGGTTCGAAGCTGCAGGTCGGAGGCTCCGTGGAAGCGGTGGCTGCGTCGGGGGAACATCAGCCGTCAGCTCTGCGGATCCGGTTGGGGGACCTGCCGAAAACCTTGCTTCTACCAGTGCGTCTGTGGTCTCCTGGTGCTCGTTCATGTCATGAGTCACGGAGGGTTGTGCTGTGAGTAAGGGGCACTACGGAGTACCTCTTGAACGCAGTGACTGTCTGGAGTTGCCACTTCACCCTCACAGCTGCACTCCTGAGTCCTTCCAGGACTGGCTGGAAAACATCGGCAAGGGCAGGCGCTTGGCCGTCGACCTCTTCTCTGGTGCCGGTGGGCTGAGCGCGGGCGTCGAGCGGGCTGGGTGGACCACCGCCGCAGCAGTGGACACCGACGAGCGTGCACTCGAGACCCACAGAGCGAACTTCCCCGGCCTGGGCCTGCAGATGGATCTTGGTGATCCCAAGGAGCGGGACAGGCTGGAGGCAATCCTCGGGCCTGCAGAGATTGATCTCGTCGCGGGTGGGCCTCCGTGTCAGCCCTTCAGCAGGGCAGGGCGCAACAAGATCCGCCACCTCGTGAAGAAGCACGGGCGTGATCCGGAGGACCGCCGGAAAGAGCTGTGGAGCGCCTATCTGGACATGGTCAAGCGGATCAGGCCGCGGGTGGTTCTCATGGAGAACGTTCCTGACATGGGGCTGCACGACGACTTCTTCGTGATCCGGACGATCGAGGAGGAGCTCGAGGAACTCGGCTACGCGACGCAGGTGCGACTCGTCGACGCGTGGAACTACGGTGTCCCGCAGCACCGGAAGCGCCTGATCCTCCTCGCTAGGAGGGACGTCGACGACTTCACCTGGCGTGAGCCCGCTCCGCGGCGCACCACGCTGCGTGACGCGATCGGCGACCTCCCGGAGCTGAAGGTCGTCGCCACCGAGCGAGTCGGCGAGCGGAAGATCGACTACCGCAAGCCGCGCAAGATCTCGGATTTCGCGGAGGAGATGCGCAAGGGCGCGACCCGCGGCGTGATCTGGGATCACATGACCCGAAGGGTCCGCGCAGACGACCACCGGATTTTCCAGGTCATGGACTCCACCACCAAGTACTCCCAGCTACAGGAGAAGCTGGACGGGGAAGAGAGGAAGTACCAGCGGTACAGCCCGGACAAGTACACGGACAAGTACAAGAAGCTGGCCTGGGACGAACTCAGCCGTACGATCACGGCGCACATCGCCAAGGACGGCTACTGGTACATCCACCCCGAGCAGCTGCGGACCTTGACTGTGCGTGAGGCTGCACGCGTACAGACCTTCCCGGACCGGTTCCGTTTCGCCGGCACCCGAAGTGACGCCTTCCGGCAGATCGGTAATGCCGTGCCCCCGCTGCTGGGCGAGGCTGCAGCCGAGGTACTCAAGCCCGTTGACGGATCCGACGCCACGTCCGGACTCCAGCCCCGCTGGCGGGAGGTCCGGAACGCGCTCACCGACTGGGCGGAACGGCGACGCGCCGGAAGCGACTGGTACCAGCTTCCGAGCGAAGAGCCCGTGCCACTCCATGCTGCTGTCGTGGCCATACTGTCCGGTGCCAAGGTCAGGCCGGACGCCATGGCGGAGATCATGGACATCGTCAGGAAGTCGAGGACGCT
Protein-coding sequences here:
- a CDS encoding aminoglycoside phosphotransferase family protein — protein: MRSAETAEPWAGQGLGPFGVAVRKPYSRTRFATDGSAVLKVYVGIDPEGRRRREATTVQRAALRGISVPTVLATGCDEAGSWTVFRAVHGTPCSVATRKATEDYIGHVVAVSGMLHRPTADTIPGPGWAARTDSPVSASQFLLDQFSARCRWMPWWAALREALQAIDAHPTVHLHGDLKPEHLLVDGGRLHVVDWEASACGPAVLDYTDVVFHLVRDLLYEDVAPAHIPVDLADRLPFCGPVLAWRLLLWLDRRRTQDIDLVTIHDVVRLAAEEQAVSAYRSLAEILAHLRASGVPR
- a CDS encoding helix-turn-helix domain-containing protein yields the protein MTENLTIGERVAWYRRRRGLSQEVLAGLVGRTTDWLSKAENNRIELDRLSVITSLAEALDVSLGDLLAEPTLLEWSSDSGRRTVPALRDALMDYKQLTPLLGLPPDDEPPPLAGLRGAVKEVLDAYQVSQYGFATRRLPLVLADALAASRLYSGRDGEEAHAELALAYHGAAMVLGKVGESELAWIAADRGLTAAQRSGKSTVTGSLFRAVTHCLMATGRFTAAIQLVNDAAAVMQPGLGTANDEYLSVYGTLFLAGAMAAARAEDRATTQTFLREADEVAQRLGADANHLWTAFGPTNVATHCVATAGELGDIQIAADLGQRIDTSGLPVERRVRHSLEVARALSAWNRTDEALATLLDAERAAPEQVRHHYLSRELVIGWIRGTRGRPSQPVADLARRLGVVGG
- a CDS encoding NUDIX domain-containing protein — protein: MTENEHEAKMAHPRMAAGALFFDNADRVLLVEPSYKDYRDIPGGYVETGESPLQACVREVHEELGIKPAIGRLLVVDWAPNPGEGDKVLYLFDGGRLTEDECGHIELQADELRGYAFHDARELSGLTIPRLARRITAGVEARVNGVTAYLEHGTAPEATS
- a CDS encoding DNA cytosine methyltransferase, translating into MAVDLFSGAGGLSAGVERAGWTTAAAVDTDERALETHRANFPGLGLQMDLGDPKERDRLEAILGPAEIDLVAGGPPCQPFSRAGRNKIRHLVKKHGRDPEDRRKELWSAYLDMVKRIRPRVVLMENVPDMGLHDDFFVIRTIEEELEELGYATQVRLVDAWNYGVPQHRKRLILLARRDVDDFTWREPAPRRTTLRDAIGDLPELKVVATERVGERKIDYRKPRKISDFAEEMRKGATRGVIWDHMTRRVRADDHRIFQVMDSTTKYSQLQEKLDGEERKYQRYSPDKYTDKYKKLAWDELSRTITAHIAKDGYWYIHPEQLRTLTVREAARVQTFPDRFRFAGTRSDAFRQIGNAVPPLLGEAAAEVLKPVDGSDATSGLQPRWREVRNALTDWAERRRAGSDWYQLPSEEPVPLHAAVVAILSGAKVRPDAMAEIMDIVRKSRTLTSTLFKKLVDAAPTKPARARVDRLTPLVDKPNAWRVDQRLKIPAKLSMKPAEEALYKLLIGEDLMLVGTGNLRVAARVNGVDEDHANRLSDGRVNLVKLVGAGNDAPLRMAAVRLIGADLCRDTQPVCSDCPLVAHCARRGELSDDLLTLAVTGE